In a single window of the Bradyrhizobium erythrophlei genome:
- a CDS encoding 3-carboxy-cis,cis-muconate cycloisomerase, translating to MSTSLSPLLAPMLSSAAMRAVCDDVACLQHMLDFEAALARAEAATGVIPASAAGPIEQACTAGSFDLAALAEAATRSGNLAIPLVKALTAGVARADADAARYVHWGATSQDVIDTAIMLTLRAGIEALLGGIDRAIAGFAGLAKQHRDTAVVARTWLQHALPMPFGLKLAEYAAALHRSRRRLRRLRSEGLALQFGGAAGTLAALGDRGMLVAERLAQELELPLPEAPWHTHRDRIAEAASAFAIVAGTCGKIARDVQLMMQTDVAEAFEPSGEGRGGSSTMPHKRNPVAAASALAAATMAPNLAATIFAAQVQDHERSAGPWHAEWPTLPMLLLVTSGALAATVDIAEGLEVDAARMRLNLDATHGLIMAEAVTFALAEKIGKSEAHHLVEAASKKAVADKKHLRDVLAGDSKITAHLGADKLTQLFEPMAYQGVSQALIERLLASLDDK from the coding sequence ATGAGCACCTCCCTCTCCCCCCTGCTCGCCCCCATGCTGTCGAGCGCGGCGATGCGCGCCGTCTGCGACGATGTGGCATGCCTGCAGCACATGCTCGATTTCGAGGCCGCGCTGGCGCGCGCCGAGGCGGCGACCGGCGTCATCCCGGCGAGCGCGGCCGGCCCCATTGAACAAGCCTGCACGGCCGGTTCGTTCGATCTCGCCGCACTCGCCGAGGCCGCGACACGGTCCGGCAATCTCGCCATTCCCCTGGTCAAGGCGCTCACCGCCGGCGTCGCCAGGGCCGATGCCGACGCCGCACGCTATGTACACTGGGGCGCCACCAGCCAGGACGTGATCGATACCGCCATCATGCTGACCTTGCGCGCCGGCATCGAGGCGCTGCTGGGGGGTATCGACCGCGCCATTGCCGGCTTTGCCGGGCTGGCCAAACAACATCGCGACACCGCGGTGGTGGCGCGCACCTGGCTGCAGCATGCATTGCCGATGCCGTTCGGCCTGAAACTCGCCGAATATGCCGCGGCATTGCATCGCTCGCGCAGGCGGCTGCGGCGATTGCGCAGCGAGGGACTGGCGCTACAGTTCGGCGGCGCCGCAGGGACCCTGGCCGCGCTCGGCGACAGGGGAATGCTGGTTGCGGAGCGGCTGGCGCAGGAGCTCGAGCTGCCGCTGCCGGAGGCGCCGTGGCACACCCATCGCGACCGCATCGCGGAGGCGGCTTCCGCGTTTGCGATTGTTGCGGGCACCTGCGGCAAGATCGCCCGCGATGTCCAACTGATGATGCAGACCGATGTCGCCGAAGCGTTCGAGCCCTCAGGCGAAGGTCGCGGCGGTTCGTCGACCATGCCGCACAAACGCAATCCTGTTGCTGCCGCGAGCGCACTGGCCGCGGCCACCATGGCGCCGAACCTGGCGGCGACGATCTTCGCGGCGCAGGTGCAGGACCACGAGCGCAGCGCCGGGCCCTGGCATGCGGAATGGCCGACCTTGCCGATGCTGCTGCTGGTCACCTCGGGTGCGCTCGCGGCGACCGTCGATATCGCCGAAGGGCTGGAAGTCGATGCCGCGCGGATGCGCCTCAACCTCGACGCTACCCACGGGCTGATCATGGCGGAGGCGGTGACGTTCGCGCTGGCCGAAAAGATCGGCAAGAGCGAAGCCCATCATCTGGTCGAGGCCGCCAGCAAAAAGGCCGTCGCGGACAAAAAACACCTGCGCGACGTGCTGGCCGGAGATAGCAAGATCACCGCCCATCTCGGCGCAGACAAACTGACACAACTGTTCGAGCCGATGGCCTATCAGGGCGTCTCGCAAGCCCTGATCGAGCGCCTGCTCGCTTCGCTCGATGACAAATAA
- the pcaD gene encoding 3-oxoadipate enol-lactonase: MPMIDADGCLLNVTVEGRDGGPTLMLSNSLGCSLQMWEPQMKALTQLFRVIRYDRRGHGKSGVPPGPYSMERFGRDVLAILDDLNIEKVHWCGLSMGGMVGQWLGANAPERLGRIVLSNTSCYYPDPTNWLNRIKAVKEGGIAAVADAVIAGWLTADFRDREPQITANMKAMLVATPVQGYLACCEALSTLDQRDLLPRIKSPTLVIAGRQDMATPVAAGEYIRSQIPGAALTILDAAHISNVEQPHAFTDAVVGFLTQR, translated from the coding sequence ATGCCGATGATCGATGCCGACGGTTGCCTGCTCAACGTTACAGTCGAAGGCCGCGACGGCGGGCCGACCCTGATGCTGTCGAATTCGCTCGGCTGCAGCTTGCAGATGTGGGAGCCGCAGATGAAGGCGCTGACGCAGCTTTTTCGCGTGATCCGCTATGACCGGCGCGGCCACGGCAAATCCGGCGTGCCGCCCGGCCCCTATTCCATGGAGCGCTTCGGCCGCGACGTGCTGGCGATCCTCGACGACCTCAACATCGAGAAGGTGCACTGGTGCGGGCTGTCGATGGGCGGCATGGTCGGACAGTGGCTGGGCGCCAACGCACCGGAGCGGCTCGGCAGGATCGTTCTGTCCAATACCAGTTGCTACTATCCCGATCCGACCAACTGGCTCAACCGCATCAAGGCGGTCAAGGAAGGCGGCATCGCGGCGGTCGCCGACGCCGTCATCGCCGGCTGGCTGACGGCGGACTTCCGTGACCGCGAACCGCAGATCACGGCGAACATGAAGGCCATGCTGGTCGCAACGCCGGTGCAGGGCTATCTCGCCTGCTGCGAAGCCCTGAGCACGCTTGATCAGCGCGATCTGCTGCCCAGGATCAAAAGTCCGACGCTGGTGATCGCCGGACGCCAGGACATGGCGACGCCGGTCGCGGCCGGCGAATACATCCGCAGCCAGATTCCCGGCGCGGCCTTAACGATTCTCGATGCCGCGCATATTTCCAATGTCGAGCAGCCGCACGCCTTCACCGACGCCGTGGTCGGTTTCCTGACGCAACGCTAA
- a CDS encoding carboxymuconolactone decarboxylase family protein: MDDQQRRDDGMVQRRKVLGDAWVDKSIANKNSFNADFIDLITRHAWGEIWTRPHFDQRTRRVLVIGTMVALGQWDEFRLHVRAALTEGGFTVDDIREILLQQAIYCGVPAANHAVKEASAIIGELGLLKG, encoded by the coding sequence ATGGACGATCAGCAACGCCGCGACGACGGCATGGTCCAGCGCCGCAAGGTGCTCGGCGATGCCTGGGTCGATAAATCGATCGCGAACAAAAATTCCTTCAACGCCGACTTTATCGACCTGATCACGCGTCATGCGTGGGGCGAGATCTGGACCCGGCCGCATTTCGACCAGCGCACCCGGCGCGTACTGGTGATCGGCACCATGGTTGCGCTCGGCCAATGGGATGAATTCCGCCTGCACGTGCGCGCGGCGCTCACGGAGGGCGGCTTCACGGTCGACGATATCAGGGAAATCCTGCTGCAGCAGGCGATCTATTGCGGCGTGCCCGCGGCCAATCACGCCGTCAAGGAGGCGTCAGCGATTATAGGGGAGCTGGGACTGCTGAAGGGATAG
- a CDS encoding ABC transporter permease subunit, whose translation MDYFAQQLINGIVLGSIYGLIAIGYTMVYGIVGMINFAHGDIFMIGGFIALISFLILVSIGLTVVPVILLIVLLVSMAITALYGWTVERIAYRPLRHSFRLAPMLSAIGMSFVLSNYSQVAQGARVKPVPPIITGGYTLFEGDGFAVRLSNVQIVVVVTTIVLLAIFTWLVSRTRLGRDMRACEQDQTMAALLGVDVDRTISMTFVIGAALAAVAGMMYLLYYGLVDFFMGFVAGIKAFTAAVLGGIGSLPGAMLGGLAIGLIETMWSAYFSVEYKDVAAFSILIIVLIFLPTGLLGRPEVEKV comes from the coding sequence ATGGATTATTTCGCCCAGCAACTCATCAACGGCATCGTACTCGGCTCGATCTATGGCCTGATCGCCATCGGTTACACCATGGTCTACGGCATCGTCGGCATGATCAATTTTGCTCATGGCGACATATTCATGATCGGCGGCTTTATCGCACTGATCTCTTTCCTGATCCTGGTCTCGATCGGCCTCACCGTGGTTCCCGTGATCCTGCTGATCGTGCTGCTGGTATCGATGGCGATTACCGCGCTCTATGGCTGGACCGTGGAGCGCATCGCCTACCGGCCGCTGCGGCACTCGTTCCGCCTCGCCCCGATGCTGTCGGCGATCGGCATGTCGTTCGTGTTGTCGAATTATTCGCAGGTGGCCCAGGGCGCGCGGGTCAAGCCGGTGCCGCCGATCATCACCGGCGGCTACACTCTGTTCGAGGGCGACGGTTTCGCGGTGCGGCTGTCCAATGTCCAGATAGTTGTCGTCGTCACCACGATCGTGCTGCTCGCGATCTTCACCTGGCTGGTATCGCGGACCCGACTCGGCCGCGACATGCGGGCCTGCGAGCAGGACCAGACCATGGCGGCGCTGCTCGGGGTCGACGTCGACCGCACCATCTCCATGACCTTCGTGATCGGGGCTGCGCTCGCCGCGGTCGCCGGCATGATGTACCTTTTGTATTACGGCCTGGTGGATTTCTTCATGGGCTTCGTCGCCGGCATCAAGGCGTTCACCGCGGCGGTGCTCGGCGGCATCGGTTCGCTGCCGGGCGCGATGCTGGGCGGGCTTGCGATCGGGCTGATCGAGACGATGTGGTCGGCGTATTTTTCGGTCGAATACAAGGACGTCGCCGCGTTCTCGATTCTGATCATCGTGCTGATTTTCCTTCCGACCGGCCTGCTGGGCCGGCCCGAAGTCGAAAAAGTTTGA
- the livM gene encoding high-affinity branched-chain amino acid ABC transporter permease LivM, with product MTKPAPETTLASRAPGVAFIFKKALISALVALVLFSLMIGIRTEAGPTGQLIYWTRFGDLAAMVGVVFAGSIAAELLRQWWGPVGTVMVVPPSVQSALAVARRAIAPVLLVFTFLVPVIFYDQRYILDLGILVLTYVMLGWGLNVVVGLAGLLDLGYVAFYAVGAYSYALLATNFGLSFWICLPLAGILAALWGVMLGFPVLRLRGDYLAIVTLAFGEIIRLVIINWQSLTGGPNGVSGIPRPTLFGIPLTPGDDGLAARLGIEFSPTHRIVFLFYLILALALLTNWVTIRLRRLPIGRAWEALREDEVACRALGINTTTTKLTAFATGAMFGGFAGAFFATRQGFISPESFTFQESALVLAIVVLGGMGSQLGVALAALTMIGGFELFRGLEQYRMLVFGVAMVMLMIWRPRGLIGHRAPTVFLRHSHAISSDLVKEGHG from the coding sequence GTGACAAAACCCGCGCCCGAGACAACGCTCGCTTCGCGCGCCCCCGGCGTCGCCTTCATCTTCAAGAAAGCCTTGATCAGCGCGCTTGTCGCGCTGGTACTGTTTTCGCTGATGATCGGGATCCGCACCGAAGCCGGACCCACCGGGCAGTTGATCTACTGGACACGATTCGGCGATCTTGCCGCCATGGTCGGTGTCGTGTTCGCCGGCAGCATCGCTGCGGAATTGCTGCGGCAGTGGTGGGGGCCGGTCGGCACCGTCATGGTCGTTCCGCCCTCCGTGCAAAGCGCGCTTGCGGTCGCGCGGCGCGCCATCGCACCGGTGCTGCTGGTCTTCACGTTTCTGGTGCCGGTGATTTTCTACGATCAGCGCTACATTCTCGATCTCGGCATCCTGGTGCTGACCTATGTGATGCTGGGATGGGGACTGAATGTCGTGGTTGGCCTCGCCGGACTGCTCGACCTCGGCTATGTCGCGTTTTACGCCGTCGGCGCCTACTCCTACGCGCTGCTGGCGACCAATTTCGGGCTGTCGTTCTGGATCTGCCTGCCGCTGGCCGGCATTCTCGCGGCGTTGTGGGGCGTGATGCTCGGCTTCCCGGTGCTGCGGCTGCGCGGCGACTATCTCGCCATCGTGACACTGGCGTTCGGCGAGATCATCCGTCTCGTCATTATCAACTGGCAAAGCCTGACCGGCGGTCCGAACGGCGTCAGCGGGATCCCTCGGCCGACCTTGTTCGGCATTCCGCTGACACCGGGCGATGACGGGCTTGCCGCCAGGCTCGGTATCGAGTTTTCGCCGACCCATCGCATCGTGTTTCTGTTCTATTTGATCCTGGCGCTCGCCCTGCTCACCAACTGGGTGACGATCCGGCTGCGACGTTTACCGATCGGCCGCGCCTGGGAAGCGCTGCGCGAGGACGAGGTTGCCTGCCGCGCCCTCGGCATCAACACCACCACGACCAAACTGACAGCATTCGCGACCGGCGCCATGTTCGGCGGTTTCGCCGGCGCGTTCTTCGCCACCCGGCAGGGCTTCATCAGCCCGGAATCCTTCACCTTCCAGGAATCCGCACTGGTGCTGGCGATCGTCGTGCTCGGCGGCATGGGTTCGCAACTCGGCGTCGCACTCGCGGCGCTTACCATGATCGGCGGCTTCGAGCTGTTTCGCGGCCTCGAGCAGTATCGCATGCTGGTATTCGGTGTCGCGATGGTGATGTTGATGATCTGGCGGCCGCGCGGACTGATCGGCCACCGCGCGCCCACCGTCTTCCTGCGGCACAGCCACGCCATCTCGTCCGACCTCGTCAAGGAGGGACACGGATGA
- a CDS encoding ABC transporter ATP-binding protein: protein MSADCILTVDHLSMRFGGIVAVNDLSFGAERRRITALIGPNGAGKTTVFNCITGFYKPTGGAMRLTHDTGKEIQLERLNDFRIAKQARVARTFQNIRLFPGMTALENLMVAQHNALMLASGLTFLGLIGAPSWRSAERRAIDQATRWLDRIGLLDRADDAAGNLPYGDQRRLEIARAMCTEPALLCLDEPAAGLNARESAGLSQLLLSIRDDHGTSILLIEHDMSVVMEISDHVVVMDYGLKIAEGTPQQVRDDPKVIAAYLGADEEEAIAVMESGA, encoded by the coding sequence ATGAGCGCCGATTGCATTCTCACCGTCGACCATCTGTCGATGCGCTTCGGCGGCATCGTCGCCGTCAACGATCTGTCATTTGGCGCCGAACGGCGCAGGATCACCGCGCTGATCGGGCCGAACGGCGCCGGCAAGACCACCGTATTCAACTGCATCACCGGCTTCTACAAGCCGACCGGCGGCGCCATGCGGTTGACGCATGATACCGGCAAGGAAATCCAGCTCGAGCGGCTGAACGATTTCCGCATTGCCAAGCAGGCCAGGGTCGCGCGCACCTTCCAGAATATCCGGCTGTTTCCCGGCATGACCGCGCTCGAAAACCTGATGGTCGCCCAGCATAACGCGCTGATGCTTGCCTCCGGCCTGACCTTTCTCGGGCTGATCGGCGCGCCGTCCTGGCGGTCAGCGGAAAGGCGCGCGATCGATCAGGCCACGCGCTGGCTCGACCGCATCGGGCTGCTCGACCGCGCCGACGATGCCGCCGGCAACCTGCCTTACGGCGATCAGCGCCGCCTCGAAATCGCGCGCGCGATGTGCACCGAGCCCGCCTTGCTGTGCCTCGACGAACCGGCCGCCGGACTGAACGCGCGTGAAAGCGCCGGCTTGAGCCAGTTATTGCTCTCGATCCGCGACGACCACGGCACCTCGATCCTGCTGATCGAGCATGACATGTCGGTGGTGATGGAAATTTCCGACCACGTCGTGGTGATGGACTATGGCTTGAAAATCGCCGAAGGCACCCCGCAGCAGGTCCGCGACGATCCCAAGGTGATCGCGGCCTATCTCGGCGCCGACGAAGAAGAAGCGATCGCGGTGATGGAGAGCGGAGCGTGA
- a CDS encoding ABC transporter ATP-binding protein → MTAPSAPPLLAIRGLRAAYGKIEALKGVDLDINPGEIVALIGANGAGKSTLMMTIFGKPRARAGQILFDGRDITDVPTHEIARLHIAQSPEGRRIFPRMSVAENLQMGADATECDEAGRTAGLERVFTLFPRLKERMTQRGGTLSGGEQQMLAIGRALMSRPRLLMLDEPSLGLAPLIARQIFDAIRTLNRQDGLAVLIVEQNANHALRLAHRGYVMVNGLITLSGTGSELLQRPEIRAAYLEGGRRT, encoded by the coding sequence GTGACTGCACCATCTGCCCCGCCCCTGCTCGCGATCCGCGGCTTGCGCGCCGCCTACGGCAAGATCGAAGCGCTGAAAGGCGTCGATCTCGATATCAACCCAGGCGAGATCGTTGCCCTGATCGGCGCCAATGGCGCCGGCAAGTCGACGTTGATGATGACGATCTTCGGCAAGCCGCGCGCCCGCGCCGGCCAAATCCTGTTCGACGGCCGCGATATCACTGATGTGCCGACCCACGAGATCGCCAGGCTGCACATTGCGCAATCGCCGGAAGGCCGCCGGATTTTTCCGCGCATGAGCGTCGCCGAAAACCTGCAGATGGGCGCCGACGCCACCGAATGCGACGAGGCCGGCCGCACCGCCGGGCTGGAACGGGTGTTCACGCTGTTTCCGCGACTCAAGGAGCGCATGACCCAGCGCGGCGGCACCTTGTCCGGCGGCGAACAGCAGATGCTGGCGATCGGCCGCGCGTTGATGAGCCGCCCGCGCCTGTTGATGCTGGATGAGCCGTCGCTGGGCCTGGCCCCGTTGATCGCTCGCCAGATTTTCGACGCAATCCGGACTCTGAATCGGCAGGATGGCCTCGCGGTGCTGATCGTCGAGCAGAACGCCAATCATGCGCTGCGGCTCGCCCATCGCGGCTACGTCATGGTCAACGGCCTGATTACGCTCAGCGGAACCGGCAGCGAGCTGCTGCAGCGCCCCGAAATCCGCGCGGCCTATCTGGAGGGCGGCCGGCGGACTTGA
- a CDS encoding branched-chain amino acid ABC transporter substrate-binding protein, with product MKSLNLIGLAVGASLALSTTALAQDITVAVAGPMTGGESAFGRQMKNGAEQAVKDLNAAGGVLGKKLALDVEDDACDPKQARSVAEKIASAKIPFVAGHYCSSSSIPASEAYADGNVLQITPASTNPLYTERKLWNVARVCGRDDQQGLVAADYIAKFYKGKNVAILNDKTTYGKGLADETKKALNKAGFTEKMFESYNKGDKDFNAIVSRLKRDNIDLVYVGGYHQEAGLILRQMRDQGLQTVLMAGDALADKEFASITGPAGEGTLFTFGPDPRNKPTAKAIVEKFKAGNIDPEGYTLYTYAAMQVWSQAVAKAGTTDPKKVMDTIKAGAWDTVIGKMEFDAKGDIKQIDYVVYKWDDKGNYTEINPKGS from the coding sequence ATGAAATCATTAAACCTGATCGGCCTGGCAGTGGGCGCGTCGTTGGCGCTGTCGACAACTGCGCTTGCGCAGGACATCACCGTAGCCGTGGCCGGCCCGATGACGGGCGGCGAATCCGCATTCGGCCGGCAGATGAAAAATGGCGCCGAACAGGCGGTCAAGGACCTCAACGCCGCCGGCGGCGTGCTCGGCAAGAAGCTGGCGCTGGACGTCGAGGACGATGCCTGCGATCCCAAGCAGGCGCGTTCGGTGGCGGAAAAAATCGCCAGTGCGAAAATCCCGTTCGTGGCGGGGCACTATTGTTCGTCGTCGTCGATCCCGGCATCGGAAGCCTATGCCGACGGCAACGTGCTGCAGATTACGCCGGCCTCGACCAATCCGCTGTACACCGAGCGCAAGCTCTGGAACGTGGCGCGGGTCTGCGGCCGCGACGATCAGCAGGGCCTGGTCGCCGCCGATTACATCGCCAAATTCTACAAGGGCAAGAACGTCGCCATCCTCAACGACAAGACCACCTACGGCAAAGGCCTCGCCGACGAAACCAAGAAGGCGCTGAACAAGGCCGGCTTCACCGAGAAGATGTTCGAGTCCTACAACAAGGGCGACAAGGACTTTAATGCCATCGTCTCGCGCCTGAAACGCGACAACATCGACCTCGTCTATGTCGGCGGCTATCATCAGGAAGCCGGCCTGATCCTGCGCCAGATGCGCGATCAGGGCCTGCAGACCGTGCTGATGGCCGGTGACGCATTGGCCGACAAGGAGTTCGCGTCGATCACCGGGCCCGCCGGCGAAGGCACGCTGTTCACGTTCGGTCCCGACCCCCGTAACAAGCCGACCGCCAAGGCCATCGTCGAGAAGTTCAAGGCCGGAAATATCGATCCGGAAGGCTACACGCTTTACACCTATGCCGCGATGCAGGTCTGGTCGCAGGCGGTGGCGAAGGCCGGCACAACCGATCCAAAGAAAGTCATGGATACGATCAAGGCCGGTGCGTGGGATACGGTGATCGGCAAGATGGAGTTCGATGCCAAGGGCGACATCAAGCAAATCGACTATGTCGTCTACAAGTGGGACGACAAGGGCAACTACACCGAGATCAATCCCAAGGGGTCATAA
- a CDS encoding P1 family peptidase, translated as MKNLLTDIAGVRVGHADDKALASGVTAVMFDSPVVAAIDVRGGGPGTREGALLDVANTVERIDAIALAGGSAFGLEAGGGVQAWLAGQGRGFAVRGAVIPIVAGAIMFDLLNGGHKAWGRFAPYRELGYAAAAAASADFMLGSVGAGLGATTANFKGGLGSASAATQSGVRVAALAVVNAVGIVTVGGGPWFWAAPFEIDGEYGGRGLPPAFTPDMLAMRIKGGAAATAVENTTLAVVVTDAILTKPQAKRLAMIAQTGFARAIYPVHAPLDGDVLFAAATGEKPVDPLAGLTELGMVAANVVARAIARGVFAATALPFPGALPAWQDRFG; from the coding sequence ATGAAAAACCTCCTCACCGACATCGCCGGCGTTCGCGTCGGTCACGCCGATGATAAAGCGCTGGCGTCCGGTGTCACGGCGGTGATGTTCGATAGTCCCGTGGTGGCCGCAATCGACGTGCGCGGCGGCGGACCCGGCACCCGCGAGGGCGCATTGCTCGACGTCGCCAATACCGTCGAGCGGATCGATGCCATCGCGCTCGCAGGCGGCTCGGCGTTCGGGCTTGAGGCCGGCGGCGGGGTGCAGGCCTGGCTCGCCGGGCAAGGCCGCGGCTTTGCCGTGCGCGGCGCGGTGATTCCGATCGTGGCCGGCGCAATCATGTTCGATCTCTTGAACGGCGGCCACAAGGCCTGGGGCCGCTTCGCACCCTACCGCGAACTTGGTTACGCCGCAGCCGCGGCGGCCAGCGCAGATTTCATGCTCGGCAGCGTCGGCGCCGGTCTCGGCGCCACTACGGCCAATTTCAAGGGCGGCCTCGGCTCGGCCTCGGCCGCGACACAGAGCGGCGTCCGGGTCGCGGCACTCGCGGTGGTCAATGCCGTCGGCATCGTCACGGTCGGAGGTGGACCGTGGTTCTGGGCGGCGCCGTTTGAAATCGACGGTGAATATGGCGGACGCGGATTGCCACCGGCATTCACGCCGGACATGCTGGCGATGCGCATCAAGGGCGGCGCTGCCGCAACGGCCGTGGAGAACACGACACTCGCGGTGGTCGTGACCGATGCGATCCTGACGAAACCCCAGGCCAAGCGGCTCGCGATGATCGCGCAGACCGGATTTGCCCGCGCGATCTACCCGGTGCACGCGCCGCTCGACGGCGACGTGCTGTTCGCGGCCGCAACCGGCGAGAAGCCGGTCGATCCGTTGGCCGGCCTCACCGAACTCGGCATGGTCGCAGCCAATGTCGTGGCCCGCGCTATCGCGCGCGGTGTCTTCGCGGCGACCGCACTGCCCTTCCCGGGCGCGTTGCCGGCGTGGCAAGATCGGTTTGGCTAG
- a CDS encoding EF-hand domain-containing protein, whose amino-acid sequence MLFALGAASSALNAIQSLTSSISSSPQATGFSEASTDPFKIPSSASTATSSTPAAGATGFSQISPATMSALLAAQGQSSAATTTSASTSPSAALQDLFSQIDANGNGEITKSEFENALGAGGTNLAQADDVFNKLDTNGDGSVSMSELSSALKGAGGKGGHHHAHVGGSGGSGDSTGGSSGTSGASSNPLLQGLQGASGISFMKSNGFL is encoded by the coding sequence ATGCTGTTTGCCCTTGGCGCCGCGTCGTCTGCACTGAATGCCATCCAGTCGCTGACCTCGTCGATATCGTCATCCCCGCAGGCGACCGGTTTCAGCGAGGCCTCGACGGATCCTTTCAAAATCCCCAGCAGCGCTTCGACTGCGACAAGTTCGACCCCCGCGGCCGGAGCCACCGGATTTTCGCAGATATCGCCGGCCACCATGAGCGCGCTGCTGGCGGCGCAAGGCCAGTCATCGGCGGCAACAACCACATCGGCATCGACCAGCCCGTCCGCCGCGCTGCAGGACCTGTTCTCGCAGATCGATGCCAACGGAAACGGCGAGATCACCAAATCCGAATTTGAAAACGCCCTCGGCGCCGGCGGCACCAACCTCGCGCAGGCCGATGACGTTTTCAACAAATTGGACACGAACGGCGATGGCTCGGTCAGCATGAGCGAATTGTCGTCGGCGCTGAAGGGCGCCGGCGGCAAGGGTGGTCATCACCACGCGCATGTGGGCGGGTCCGGCGGCTCCGGCGACAGCACGGGCGGTTCCAGTGGTACCAGCGGAGCAAGCTCCAATCCACTGCTGCAGGGCTTGCAGGGCGCGTCCGGCATTTCGTTCATGAAGAGTAACGGCTTCCTATAA
- the rpe gene encoding ribulose-phosphate 3-epimerase, giving the protein MSQQFASRPLVIAPSILASDFAKLGEEVRAVDAAGADWIHLDVMDGHFVPNISYGPDVIKAMRPHTSKIFDAHLMISPADPYLEAFAKAGCDHITVHAEAGPHLHRSLQAIRALGKKAGVSLNPGTPISAIEYVIDMIDLVLVMSVNPGFGGQAFIHSALGKVGDLRAMTAGRPIDIEVDGGVGPDVSGQLAAAGANAFVAGSAVFKGGTMEAYKANISAIRNAAALARGEAI; this is encoded by the coding sequence ATGTCTCAGCAATTTGCGTCACGCCCCCTCGTCATCGCACCGTCGATCCTGGCGTCCGATTTCGCCAAACTGGGCGAAGAGGTCCGAGCTGTCGATGCCGCCGGTGCCGACTGGATCCACCTCGACGTGATGGACGGGCACTTCGTTCCCAACATTTCCTACGGCCCCGACGTCATCAAGGCGATGCGCCCGCACACCAGCAAGATCTTCGACGCGCATCTGATGATTTCGCCCGCCGATCCCTATCTCGAGGCCTTCGCCAAGGCCGGCTGCGATCACATCACCGTGCACGCCGAAGCCGGCCCGCATCTGCATCGCTCGCTGCAGGCGATCCGCGCGCTCGGCAAAAAGGCCGGCGTCTCGCTCAATCCGGGCACTCCGATCAGCGCCATCGAATACGTCATCGACATGATCGATCTGGTACTGGTGATGTCGGTCAACCCCGGTTTCGGCGGTCAGGCGTTTATTCATTCGGCGCTCGGCAAGGTCGGCGACCTCAGAGCCATGACCGCGGGACGCCCGATCGATATCGAGGTCGATGGCGGCGTCGGGCCGGATGTTTCCGGCCAGCTCGCCGCCGCCGGCGCCAATGCCTTCGTCGCGGGCTCCGCCGTGTTCAAGGGCGGCACCATGGAAGCCTACAAGGCGAACATTTCCGCGATCCGCAATGCTGCGGCGCTGGCGCGCGGAGAAGCGATCTAA